DNA sequence from the Halobacterium sp. DL1 genome:
AGTACTCTGGGTCGTCCAAGATGCGCTGATTCGCGGTGGCGACGTACCCGGCGTTCAGGGCGCCGGGCTTCTCCTCGAAGGGGACGAAGCCCTCCCACGACGACTCGCCGTATGGCGTGAATCCCGCCCACTCGCCCTCGCCCGCGGAGCCGTCGAACACTCGCCAGCCGGGAACCGCTTCGCCGTCGACGCGCCGGACGGGGATGCGGCCGGTCACCTTGTAGTAGGTGTTCCCATCGCGGTCTGCGTAGACGACGCACTGCGTCGGCAGGTCGAACTGCCGCGTCGCCTCGCGGAAGTCGTCGACTCCGTCGCTGTGGGCGTACGCGTGGATGGCGTCGGTCGTCGCGGTGGCGGTGAGGCCAGTCCACGCGACGCCGACCCGCTCTCCTTCCCGCTCCACGATGGGTCCGTGCACCGTCTTCCGCTTCGTGACGGTGACGTCCTCGCCGTCGGCCACCTCGATGGAGTGGTCCTCGGTGTCGAACTCGCGCCACTCGCCCTCGTAGCGGTAGCGCTCGCCGTCGGTCTCGTACTCGTAGACGTCCAGCACGTCCGCGCCGGCGTTCGTGAATCCCCACGCACCGGCGCGGTTCTCGCCGATGATGACGAACGGCACGCCGGGGAACGTCACCCCCCGAACCCAGTCCTCGGGGCCGTCGAGGTGCTGCTGGTACCAGACCGGGGGCGCGAGCAGGGAGAGGTGGGGGTCGTTGGCGACGATGGGCGCGCCGCTCTCGGTGTGGTCGCCGCTCACGACCCAGCTGTTCGACCCGACGCCGTCCGGGGACTCGAACGACGAGAGCCAGTCCGTGAGCGCCGCACCCGGACTCCCGCCTGTGTCGCCGAGTTCGCCCGTGAGCGAGTCGACGGGACCGGCGTCCGCGTCGCGGAGAATCGGGCTGTCGTGGTCGAGTCGCCGCGGGAACAGTTCTTCGTAGCCGTCACCGAGCGCGTTTCGGAGGCGTGCGCGGCGGAGCGTCTCGAAACTTCCGGTCAGCGTCCACGATATCTGCAACTGCAGGATGAGCGTGTCCGCCGGCGTCCACGGCGCCGGTTCGTAGTCCAGCAGTTCGAACTCGAGTGGGTAGCGCTGGTCGTCGCGGGCGGCGTTGACGCCCGCGGTGTACGCCTCCAGAATCCCGGCGACCTCGGGATTCCGGGACTGGAGGGCCGTCCAGTTCGCGTCGGCCGCCCGCGCGAAGTCCATCCGGACGTGGAACTCGTCGGAGTCGAGGGTCGCTTCGCCGACGACGGCCGACAGCTGTCCGCGCATCAGGCGGCGCTGGAGGTCCATCTGGAACAGCCGGTCGGTGCCGTGGGCGTAGCCGACCGCGTAGTAGAGCGCGCGCTCGTCGTCGGCGCGCACCTCGGGCACGCGGTGCCCGTCGTACTGGAGGGTCGCGGAGCCGTACGGGCTCTCCACTTCGTCGGGGGTCTCGTCGGTCGTCGACCGCCAGACGTCCCCTGACAGCGGCGCGAACCGGTCGAGGTAGCTCGCGGCCGGCGTGAAGAAGCCGCCGGCCGTCACCCCGCCGACGACTGCCGCCACGAGCCCGCGACGGAGGGTGTCGACTTCGTCCATGCCTCCCGAGTGACGGCCCGCGACGTATAACTGTACAGGTCGGCTCGCCGACAGGCAGGAGGAGGGGAGTGCGAGGCCGTCTACTGCCCGTAGGACTCGAACTTCTCCTCGACGGTCGCCAGTTCGTCGTCTGAGAGCCGGTTCGGCTCGCCGTGCTCGCGGGCCTGCAAGTAGAGCCGGCAGAGGTTCTCGACGTGGACAGTGTTCTCGACGGCCGACGGGAGGTCCTCACCGACGACGACGAGGCCGTGGTTCGCGAGGATGCAGGCCTTCGAGTCGGCGTCTTCCATCTCGCTCACGACGAGTTTCGCGAGTTCGTCCGTGCCGTAGGGCGCGTAGCCCGCGACTGGCACCGAGCGGCCGACGGCGGTGATCATGTAGTGGATGGGCGGGAGTTCCTCGCCGAGCACCGCGAGCGTCGTCGCCCACGTCGAGTGCGTGTGGACGATGGCGCCCGCGTCGAGGCGCTGGTAGATGCCGGTGTGCATCGGTACCTCGCTCGTCGGCTTCATCTCGCCGGCGACCACCTCGCCGTCGAGGGAGACGACTGGGACGTCGCTGGCGTCGAAGCCGTCGTAGGGGACGCCGGTCGGGGTGGCCGCGAACTCGTCGCCGCGGCGGACGCTCAGGTTCCCCGTCCGGCCGGGCGTGAGGTCGCTCAGCAGCGGTGCGTGGTCGACGACGGCGACGCGTTCGCGGGCGAGCATCAGTGTACCAGACCCGTTAGCTCCCCGAACTCCTCAATCCTGTGGTCCGGGCGCTGGTGCTCGTCGAGGTCCGTCGCGTCGCTGTTGAACAGCACCGTGGTCAGCCCGAGCGCGTTGGCGCCAGCGATGTCCGCCGTCGGGGAGTCGCCCACCATCACTACCTCGCTCGACCGGACGTCGAGTTGCGCTATCGGGAGGGTGAACATCACGCTGCTGGGCTTCTCGCGGCCCGTCTCCTCGGAGGTGACGACCAGGTCGACGTGCTCCTCGATGCCGAGTCGCTCTATCTTCTTCAACTGGATGCGCGTCGTGAGGTTGCTCACGATGGCGACGTCCACGCCGGACGCCTGGAGCGATTCGAGGGTCTCGACGACGCCGTCGAACAGCTCCATCTCCTCGACGTACGTCTCCCAGTACGCCTCACCGAGCGCGAGCGCGTCCCGGGCGCTGTGGGTGCCGGCGTGCATCTGGACGGCGCGCTTGAAGTAGAGAAACCGCTCGTGGGCGGAGGCGGTGCCAGCGAGTTCGCGCTTGACCTCCCGGCGGCCCGCCTGATAGACCTCCTCGAAGTCATCGCGGCTCCACTCGTAGCCGAGTTCGCGGGCCGTCTCCCAGGCAGCCCGCTTGCCGGCCTCGTTGCACTCGGGGTACGGGTAGAGGGTGTCGTCGAGGTCGACGAACACCGCCTCGTAGCTCATGCCCCAGCGTTCCACGCTCTATGGGTTAACTTCTGGGTCTATCCCGGGACGGCGTTACGGGAACAGGCCGCGGTACTCGTGGGCGGAGGCGGTGCGCTCGAGCGCGATGGTGTACGCGGCGGTGCGCAGCGTCGGGATTTCCTTCTCCTCGTAGGCGGCGAGCGTCTCGTCGAAGGCGTCCGTGATGCGGGCCTCCAGGTCGTGGTGGACCTCCTCGAGTTCCCAGGAGTACTGCTGGCTGTTCTGGACCCACTCGAGGTAGGAGACGATGACGCCGCCCGCGTTCGCGAGGATGTCCGGGACGACGGGGATGCCGCGCTCCTCGAGGACGTTCGCGGCGTCGAACGTCGTCGGCCCGTTCGCGGCCTCGACGACCACGTCGGCCTGGAGCCGTTCGGCGACGTCGACGGTGATGACGTCCTCGATGGCCGCCGGAATCAGCGCGTCGACGTCGAGGGTGAGCAGGTCGTCGTTCGAGATGGAGCCCGCGTCGTAGCCCTCGAGGCGGCCGGCGTTGCCCGCGACGTAGTCCAGAACGTCGTCCACGTCGAGGCCGTCCGGGTCGTAGATGGCGCCCGTGACGTCCGAGACGGCGACGACGTTCGCGCCGCGCTCGTCGAGCA
Encoded proteins:
- a CDS encoding fructose-bisphosphate aldolase, with amino-acid sequence MLARERVAVVDHAPLLSDLTPGRTGNLSVRRGDEFAATPTGVPYDGFDASDVPVVSLDGEVVAGEMKPTSEVPMHTGIYQRLDAGAIVHTHSTWATTLAVLGEELPPIHYMITAVGRSVPVAGYAPYGTDELAKLVVSEMEDADSKACILANHGLVVVGEDLPSAVENTVHVENLCRLYLQAREHGEPNRLSDDELATVEEKFESYGQ
- a CDS encoding hydrolase, which translates into the protein MSYEAVFVDLDDTLYPYPECNEAGKRAAWETARELGYEWSRDDFEEVYQAGRREVKRELAGTASAHERFLYFKRAVQMHAGTHSARDALALGEAYWETYVEEMELFDGVVETLESLQASGVDVAIVSNLTTRIQLKKIERLGIEEHVDLVVTSEETGREKPSSVMFTLPIAQLDVRSSEVVMVGDSPTADIAGANALGLTTVLFNSDATDLDEHQRPDHRIEEFGELTGLVH
- a CDS encoding peptidase S45, with the translated sequence MDEVDTLRRGLVAAVVGGVTAGGFFTPAASYLDRFAPLSGDVWRSTTDETPDEVESPYGSATLQYDGHRVPEVRADDERALYYAVGYAHGTDRLFQMDLQRRLMRGQLSAVVGEATLDSDEFHVRMDFARAADANWTALQSRNPEVAGILEAYTAGVNAARDDQRYPLEFELLDYEPAPWTPADTLILQLQISWTLTGSFETLRRARLRNALGDGYEELFPRRLDHDSPILRDADAGPVDSLTGELGDTGGSPGAALTDWLSSFESPDGVGSNSWVVSGDHTESGAPIVANDPHLSLLAPPVWYQQHLDGPEDWVRGVTFPGVPFVIIGENRAGAWGFTNAGADVLDVYEYETDGERYRYEGEWREFDTEDHSIEVADGEDVTVTKRKTVHGPIVEREGERVGVAWTGLTATATTDAIHAYAHSDGVDDFREATRQFDLPTQCVVYADRDGNTYYKVTGRIPVRRVDGEAVPGWRVFDGSAGEGEWAGFTPYGESSWEGFVPFEEKPGALNAGYVATANQRILDDPEYYLGESFSAPFRGERIYELLDEWTAAGDVTPEDMRDLQRDALDTRARRLVPRLLDAVDVESAGAPFDALTEWDYRMVRDSEAALAFAVVLDAYREELYREGFDAAGLGEEYWPGDWVTVTLPEDAAWFDREATPASASGAMQSALDAAAGRVDSEGWETYGDYNVVALSHPFDQSFLNYPEMPTDGSAATVNNFRRDSDVGSSWRMVVPMDGEATVVLPGGNDGDPFSGQYDDQLAAWAAGDYYAFDRTFGGPRVEFGGGD